A window from Rhizosphaericola mali encodes these proteins:
- a CDS encoding sensor histidine kinase: MSRIALVILCLVKLNVCFCQKLEMQLNSINPILKRDTNGDSIRKYFSVTLYNYNNFRNSKKVPLAMVAFYSNNLLVNPAFVKEKIPDIVKYKNDSSNSIGFFDAYSGKYAIPIFDSSGIIFTVNGINQYNAHDYEYRVIENNRKVVLPWTTPKLFWKVYWMTKIANPKEIDTVTAYLGQFKAAYGNALVLQIRRKDSPNRLEVSMSALWVRRAPRVVGVFSFAQFYDFLQLFKKQWMPDKYMRDMQDWTHDTTLLHTRHQFNSNENSIIFYLDDVVNSKDAIEYNLVHGKDSTGWRINDFDLNFVWLKNLAPGNYQLKIRYSIQRENVCVYNFTIATAWYQTIWFKMMWVLLSVLAIGFGILLVRSNNLKRKIKIQGLKNQLVQTELKSIRSQFNPHFVFNALSSIQGLITKNDSENATKYLIEFGDLMRDSLKASNTEFSSISKEIKMLENYLNLERLRFGFTYQIITDENIDIRAYEVPNLLLQPLVENAIKHGISSLKEKGTLIVSFVKLEDNMVVSVIDNGKGFSDNMEIKGFGLQLTKERIKLLNHTLYDQQISLTIRRKNDHTHVILSFKNWLI, encoded by the coding sequence ATGTCTCGAATAGCACTTGTTATATTATGTCTGGTCAAGTTAAATGTATGTTTTTGTCAGAAATTGGAAATGCAGCTAAATAGCATCAATCCTATTTTGAAAAGAGATACAAATGGTGATTCTATCAGAAAATATTTTTCTGTCACTTTATATAACTATAACAATTTTCGAAACTCAAAGAAAGTGCCGTTGGCCATGGTGGCATTCTATTCGAACAATTTGCTAGTCAATCCAGCTTTTGTTAAGGAGAAAATTCCTGATATTGTCAAATACAAAAATGATTCGTCAAATAGCATTGGTTTTTTTGATGCCTATTCTGGCAAATATGCCATACCAATTTTTGATTCTTCCGGCATTATTTTTACTGTCAATGGAATTAATCAATATAATGCACATGATTATGAATATCGAGTGATAGAAAACAATAGAAAAGTTGTTCTTCCATGGACCACTCCCAAGTTGTTTTGGAAAGTTTATTGGATGACAAAAATTGCCAACCCAAAGGAAATCGATACGGTTACGGCTTACCTAGGTCAATTTAAAGCTGCATATGGAAATGCGTTAGTCTTGCAGATAAGACGAAAAGATTCACCCAATAGGCTCGAAGTTTCCATGTCTGCACTATGGGTAAGAAGAGCGCCCAGAGTGGTGGGAGTTTTCTCCTTTGCTCAATTCTATGATTTTCTTCAACTTTTCAAGAAGCAATGGATGCCAGATAAGTATATGAGGGATATGCAGGATTGGACACATGATACCACGTTGCTACACACGCGACATCAATTTAATTCAAACGAGAACAGCATTATTTTTTATTTAGATGATGTGGTAAATTCAAAGGATGCTATTGAATATAATTTAGTTCATGGAAAGGATAGTACTGGCTGGCGGATCAATGATTTTGATCTAAATTTTGTATGGCTTAAAAACCTTGCTCCAGGTAATTATCAACTTAAAATTCGTTATAGTATCCAAAGGGAAAATGTATGTGTTTATAATTTTACTATCGCGACTGCTTGGTATCAAACAATTTGGTTCAAGATGATGTGGGTATTGCTCTCAGTTTTGGCTATTGGTTTTGGAATATTATTAGTTCGTTCCAACAATCTAAAACGGAAAATTAAGATACAAGGTCTAAAAAATCAATTGGTGCAAACGGAGTTGAAATCTATTCGATCACAATTTAATCCCCATTTTGTTTTTAATGCACTAAGTTCTATTCAAGGACTCATTACGAAAAATGATTCTGAAAATGCGACAAAGTATTTAATAGAATTTGGCGACTTGATGCGAGATTCATTAAAAGCTAGTAACACGGAATTTTCCAGTATCTCAAAAGAAATAAAAATGTTGGAAAATTATCTCAATTTGGAAAGATTACGTTTTGGATTCACTTATCAAATTATCACAGATGAGAATATAGATATCAGAGCTTACGAAGTTCCCAATTTGCTGTTACAACCTTTAGTAGAAAATGCAATTAAGCATGGTATTTCTTCATTAAAAGAGAAGGGAACTCTAATCGTTTCTTTTGTAAAACTAGAGGATAATATGGTCGTTTCAGTGATAGATAATGGAAAAGGCTTCTCTGATAATATGGAGATAAAAGGCTTCGGACTTCAACTCACAAAAGAAAGAATCAAGTTATTGAATCATACCCTGTACGATCAGCAAATATCTTTGACAATAAGAAGAAAAAATGATCACACTCATGTAATCCTTTCATTTAAAAATTGGCTAATATGA
- a CDS encoding site-specific integrase — MSLSIKLICKKNKVRKDGSAPIFIQYCYSSEKRTLLKTDVSIPPSYWNRKSSRISKDLPIVYGKVEALEILLRDQLRKAEDLVLKAQHSGQDPIDFLKAHFHAGEVVETIEPKPVKEKDIFAHIEDYMESKSKVVKHVTITVIRSMSHHLKCYQEYLGKPITFDSIDIQFYEDFVYFLTHKIEMQRRKTPIIGLRINTIGKTIKYLKNFLLDRMRKKIIRFFDVSFLKVIQEDVDAIYLDWKEISRIYHLDLSEHTHLEKYRDLFVIGCLTGFRFSDYSELRPEEIRDGMLHVIQEKTKAMVVVPMRPEIQKILIGKYNMQMPQTNNPEFNRYIKEVAKLAGLDTPIKIVHKKGNQTIAEIRPKYAWVCSHTCRRSFCTNEYLESTPIDLIMAVSGHKTEKSFRRYVKATQVQKAMKIKDLWEKRDLL, encoded by the coding sequence ATGTCATTATCCATCAAGCTCATTTGCAAGAAAAACAAAGTCCGTAAAGACGGCTCTGCTCCTATTTTCATTCAGTACTGTTATAGTTCTGAAAAAAGAACTTTATTAAAAACAGACGTGTCCATTCCACCAAGTTATTGGAACAGAAAGAGTTCCAGAATCTCAAAAGACCTACCTATTGTGTATGGAAAAGTGGAGGCACTAGAAATACTTTTGCGAGACCAGTTACGAAAGGCAGAAGATCTGGTCCTGAAAGCGCAACATAGTGGACAGGATCCAATTGATTTCTTGAAAGCACATTTTCATGCGGGTGAAGTAGTTGAAACTATAGAACCAAAGCCGGTCAAGGAAAAAGACATCTTTGCACATATTGAAGACTATATGGAAAGTAAAAGTAAAGTTGTCAAACACGTTACAATTACTGTAATACGCTCCATGTCCCACCATCTAAAGTGTTATCAGGAGTATTTGGGGAAACCAATAACTTTTGATTCCATTGATATACAGTTCTACGAAGATTTTGTGTATTTCCTTACGCATAAGATTGAGATGCAAAGAAGAAAAACGCCTATCATCGGGCTAAGGATAAACACAATTGGAAAGACCATCAAATACCTCAAAAATTTCCTGTTGGACAGGATGCGCAAAAAGATCATACGATTCTTTGATGTCAGTTTTCTGAAAGTGATACAGGAAGATGTAGATGCCATATATCTGGACTGGAAAGAAATTTCCAGGATTTACCATCTTGACTTGTCGGAGCACACTCATTTGGAAAAATACCGAGACCTTTTTGTAATAGGATGTTTGACTGGCTTTCGTTTCAGTGATTACTCGGAACTACGACCAGAAGAAATAAGGGACGGAATGCTACATGTGATACAGGAAAAGACTAAAGCCATGGTAGTTGTTCCTATGCGCCCTGAAATACAAAAAATCTTGATTGGTAAATACAATATGCAGATGCCGCAGACTAACAACCCTGAATTTAACCGCTATATCAAAGAGGTGGCAAAACTCGCAGGCCTTGACACGCCTATTAAAATTGTACACAAAAAAGGAAATCAAACGATAGCAGAAATCCGCCCCAAATACGCCTGGGTATGTTCACATACCTGTCGCAGGTCGTTTTGCACCAATGAATATCTGGAAAGCACGCCCATTGATTTGATTATGGCGGTCAGTGGGCACAAAACAGAAAAGTCATTTCGGCGTTATGTGAAAGCAACACAGGTACAAAAGGCTATG